TCGCAAACTATTCTGATGACTACGAATCATCGTTGCTAATACTGTCTTTTGAGTGGATAGAATCGTTCCAAAATGTCCTCGATCAAAAGCTTGCAGAGTTTCGATCGCACCGAGTAAAGGAGTCCGTAAGTCATGTGCCAAAGTGGAAGCAAAATCCTCTCGCACATTCATGATTTTTTCTTGAGCTTGAAGCTTTACCTGTTGCTGGACTAAAATCTGCTGGGTCTGACGATAGCGATCGCTTAAAATCCCCGTCAAGATCAAAGCAAATACTGTTACTAAACGATTTACCACCATTGAGGTGTGAATTTCTTCGTTGGCAGGAACCCAAATATTTAATAAAGTCAAAATTACCGCAGCAAAGATGATTTGAAATATCGCACCACGACTCAACCGAGAGTTAGCAATCAAAATTGGGCTGACGTAGAGATAACTCATCACATAGTCGGGTGGTGTGGAAAATTCTAAAATAAAGACTATCCCGAACAGTCCCACAACTATCCAAAAGAAAGGCGATCTCCAAGATGATTCTGCTTGTTGTTTTGGCATGATGGGTTCCTATGTAATTGTGCGATCTGGTTTAAAAAGTACGAATTACGATTTTTTTAATTACGAATTATCAATTACGAATTACATATAGCAATCCTAAATGAGTTGAGAGAGGCTTCGACTTCGCTCAGCCATCGTATCCCGATGGCTGAGCGAAGTCGAAGCCCTATTTTTCTCATAAATGATTTAGGACTGCTATATAGCGTTTTTTATTAAGGTGCAGAAATTTGTTTTCCGATGAAGACGGGAAAACAAACCCCTACTTCACTAGACTGGGAAACGCTATATATTATTTTGCCTTAGCAAAATCGCTAAAATATCAGTACTTGCACGTATGTAGAGTTAAAGTAAGGATCAATAGCTATGTGTGTTGTCTATCCTCACACTTAAACAGAATCGATAGTGCTTTGCGCTGTCTACTCCGTTGTATAGATTGTTAGGGGATCTCTATCTTTAGAGGTTTTGAAACGGTCACGACAATATGAGTAGATATTAATGAGAGGAATCAATATGCACTAAAAACAATAACTTGCTTAATTTACTCACTTAATTACTCGCTTATTGTTGTGATTTCTCAGAATTAATTATTCTA
The sequence above is drawn from the Pseudanabaena yagii GIHE-NHR1 genome and encodes:
- a CDS encoding sensor histidine kinase; the protein is MPKQQAESSWRSPFFWIVVGLFGIVFILEFSTPPDYVMSYLYVSPILIANSRLSRGAIFQIIFAAVILTLLNIWVPANEEIHTSMVVNRLVTVFALILTGILSDRYRQTQQILVQQQVKLQAQEKIMNVREDFASTLAHDLRTPLLGAIETLQAFDRGHFGTILSTQKTVLATMIRSHQNSLRLVETLLDVYRNETEGLQLQLKPINLAVLAEDVATSLLSLSTNRSVYLNLHYGESDFRKFLWVNGDDFQLRRVFINLLTNAINHSPRGAKVEVVLETQSAYQVVQVLDGGAGIRADEKPYLFERFYQGQSDRLATGSGLGLYLSRQIIEAHGGTIWAENRHPQGAVFGFRLPALPYSSS